From Candidatus Methylopumilus planktonicus, a single genomic window includes:
- the clpS gene encoding ATP-dependent Clp protease adapter ClpS, with translation MPKVNATEDLKLSPKKAKTKLPSMYKVIILNDDFTPMEFVVNTIQRFFNKSVDEATRIMLKIHTEGLGVCGIFPIDIAETKMNQVLNYAKEHQHPLQCIIERID, from the coding sequence ATGCCAAAAGTAAATGCAACTGAAGACCTAAAGCTTAGTCCAAAGAAAGCTAAGACTAAACTTCCTAGCATGTATAAAGTTATTATACTGAATGATGACTTTACGCCTATGGAATTCGTTGTGAATACAATTCAGCGTTTTTTTAATAAAAGTGTTGATGAGGCTACTCGTATAATGTTAAAAATACATACAGAGGGCTTGGGTGTATGTGGAATATTCCCTATAGATATTGCGGAAACAAAAATGAATCAAGTGCTAAACTATGCTAAAGAACACCAACATCCTTTGCAATGTATTATTGAAAGAATTGATTAA
- the clpA gene encoding ATP-dependent Clp protease ATP-binding subunit ClpA, translated as MIAQELEVSLHMAFMDARQKRHELITVEHLLLAMLDNPSAAEVLKACGSNVEILRNELTQYIDEHTPTISGEDEVDTQPTLGFQRVIQRAMLHVQSSGKKEVNGANVLVAIYGEKDSHAVYFLHQQGVTRLDVVNFIAHGVSKLNEGETPKPSTEQESDQESSSSKALETYTVNLNIMVLAGKIDPLIGRDSEIERVIQTLCRRRKNNPLLVGEAGVGKTAIAEGLAKRIVDKEVPSILEGTTIFSLDMGTLLAGTKYRGDFEQRLKSVMKQLNEHKDAILFIDEIHTLIGAGSASGGTLDASNLLKPALSNGTIKCIGATTYQEYRMVFEKDHALARRFQKIDVNEPSILDTINILKGLKTRFEKHHNVKYSVAAIHSAAELSAKYINDRHLPDKAIDVIDEAGAAQRILPKNKQKKVITNKEIEEVVAKIAKIPPKNISNDDKHALKNLERDLKAVIFGQDKAIENLSSAIKMTRSGLGVPNKPIGNFLFSGPTGVGKTEVARQLAYILGIELVRIDMSEYMERHAVSRLIGAPPGYVGFEQGGLMTEAVNKQPYCVLLLDEIEKAHPDIFNILLQVMDHGSLTDSNGRKTDFRNVTLIMTTNAGAESLSKTSMGFTQSKKMGDEQAEIKRLFTPEFRNRLDATVSFAPLSHDVILKVVDKFLMQLEDQLHEKKVDATFTEPLKTYLAKNGFDPSMGARPMSRLIQDTIRKALADELLFGKLTNGGNVIIDIDSNDKVKLIFEEENKAILQES; from the coding sequence ATGATAGCTCAAGAACTCGAAGTAAGCCTGCACATGGCATTTATGGATGCGAGACAAAAGCGTCACGAACTTATTACGGTTGAACATTTGCTTCTTGCTATGCTTGATAATCCCTCTGCAGCAGAAGTGCTTAAAGCCTGCGGCTCAAATGTTGAAATTCTCAGAAATGAATTAACTCAATATATCGACGAACATACGCCAACTATATCTGGCGAAGATGAAGTTGATACACAGCCCACACTTGGATTTCAAAGAGTCATTCAAAGAGCAATGCTTCATGTGCAATCCTCTGGCAAAAAAGAAGTCAATGGAGCGAATGTATTAGTTGCAATTTATGGCGAAAAAGATTCACATGCAGTTTACTTTCTCCATCAGCAAGGTGTAACACGACTTGATGTCGTTAATTTTATTGCGCATGGAGTATCAAAATTAAATGAGGGTGAAACTCCTAAACCATCTACAGAACAAGAAAGTGATCAGGAATCATCCAGTAGCAAAGCACTAGAAACTTACACGGTTAATCTTAATATAATGGTTTTAGCCGGAAAAATTGATCCTCTGATTGGTCGAGATTCAGAAATTGAGCGAGTCATCCAAACTCTCTGCCGTAGAAGAAAAAACAATCCTCTTTTGGTAGGTGAAGCCGGTGTTGGAAAGACTGCAATTGCTGAAGGACTTGCAAAAAGAATTGTAGACAAAGAAGTACCTAGTATCCTAGAAGGAACAACCATATTCTCGCTCGATATGGGCACATTGTTAGCAGGCACGAAATACCGGGGAGATTTTGAGCAAAGACTCAAATCTGTGATGAAGCAACTCAATGAACATAAAGATGCTATTTTATTTATTGATGAAATTCACACACTCATAGGGGCTGGATCTGCAAGCGGAGGAACGCTTGATGCATCTAACCTTCTTAAACCAGCATTATCAAACGGAACTATTAAATGTATTGGTGCGACAACTTACCAAGAATATAGAATGGTTTTCGAAAAAGATCATGCGCTTGCAAGAAGATTTCAAAAAATTGATGTTAATGAGCCAAGCATTCTTGATACGATCAATATTCTTAAAGGCCTTAAAACTAGGTTTGAAAAACATCACAACGTAAAGTATTCTGTTGCAGCAATTCATAGTGCAGCCGAACTTTCTGCAAAATATATTAATGATAGGCATCTTCCTGATAAAGCGATTGATGTCATTGATGAGGCAGGTGCCGCTCAGAGAATACTTCCAAAAAATAAACAGAAGAAAGTAATCACTAACAAAGAAATTGAAGAAGTCGTAGCTAAGATTGCTAAGATTCCTCCAAAAAATATTTCCAATGACGATAAGCATGCTCTAAAAAATCTCGAGCGCGATCTTAAAGCGGTTATTTTTGGTCAAGATAAAGCAATTGAAAATTTATCTAGCGCTATAAAAATGACAAGAAGTGGATTGGGCGTTCCAAATAAGCCTATAGGTAATTTCCTTTTTAGCGGACCAACAGGTGTTGGAAAAACAGAAGTAGCTCGCCAACTGGCTTACATCCTAGGGATTGAACTCGTTCGTATCGATATGAGTGAGTATATGGAAAGGCATGCAGTATCAAGACTTATTGGGGCCCCACCAGGTTATGTTGGATTCGAGCAAGGTGGCTTAATGACGGAAGCTGTCAATAAACAACCTTATTGCGTTCTTCTTCTTGATGAGATTGAAAAAGCTCACCCCGATATCTTTAATATTCTCCTGCAAGTGATGGATCATGGATCTTTAACAGACAGTAACGGAAGAAAAACAGACTTCAGAAACGTTACCCTGATTATGACAACCAATGCTGGTGCAGAGTCTTTATCAAAAACTTCTATGGGATTTACACAGTCTAAAAAAATGGGTGATGAGCAAGCGGAAATCAAACGCTTATTTACACCTGAATTTAGAAATAGACTTGATGCAACTGTATCATTCGCGCCTCTCAGTCATGATGTCATCTTAAAAGTTGTCGACAAATTCTTGATGCAGCTTGAAGATCAGTTACATGAGAAAAAAGTAGACGCAACTTTCACGGAGCCTCTCAAAACATACCTAGCCAAAAACGGCTTTGACCCAAGTATGGGAGCAAGACCTATGTCTCGCCTCATTCAAGACACAATCAGAAAGGCACTTGCAGATGAACTACTCTTTGGTAAACTCACTAATGGTGGCAATGTAATCATTGATATTGATAGCAATGACAAAGTGAAATTAATTTTCGAAGAAGAAAATAAAGCCATTCTTCAAGAGTCTTAA
- a CDS encoding glutathione S-transferase, translating into MILIKPRLYTYRRCPYAIRSRLALHQANIDYESIEISLKDKSSEFLALSPKGTVPVLVDVNGEVIEESLEIMLWALNQNDPACWLLNDENTSRKLIDENDLNFKKNLDRYKYADRFPEHSKEYYRSQCEIFLNLLNDKLQTTHYLMAERITFADVAIFPFIRQFALVDEDWFLNSKYQELKKWLNDFKNTEMFQEVMKKN; encoded by the coding sequence ATGATATTGATTAAACCAAGGTTATATACCTATAGGCGCTGTCCTTATGCCATTCGATCAAGACTGGCCTTGCATCAAGCTAATATTGATTATGAATCTATCGAAATTTCACTCAAAGATAAATCAAGCGAATTTTTAGCATTAAGCCCTAAAGGAACAGTTCCCGTATTGGTAGATGTAAATGGCGAAGTCATCGAAGAGAGTCTTGAAATTATGTTATGGGCTCTAAACCAAAACGATCCAGCATGTTGGCTTTTAAATGATGAGAATACTAGCCGTAAACTCATTGATGAAAATGATCTTAATTTTAAGAAAAATTTAGATAGATATAAATATGCCGATCGTTTTCCAGAGCATTCGAAAGAGTACTATCGCTCTCAATGTGAAATTTTTCTGAATTTATTAAACGACAAATTGCAAACTACTCATTACTTAATGGCAGAAAGAATAACTTTTGCTGATGTAGCAATCTTTCCATTTATAAGACAATTTGCATTGGTAGATGAGGATTGGTTTTTAAATTCTAAGTATCAAGAATTAAAAAAATGGCTAAACGATTTTAAAAACACCGAAATGTTTCAAGAGGTGATGAAGAAGAATTAA
- a CDS encoding quinone-dependent dihydroorotate dehydrogenase: MSHLLIRSLLFKFDAEFSHDLTLKALSLSNKMGLLSFLKAPHPSKLRTVMGIPFQNPVGLAAGLDKNASHIDALGKLGFGFIEVGTITPRPQPGNPRPRLFRLPEVQGIINRFGFNNIGVDAAVENIRLSKYKGVLGINIGKNFDTPIERAAEDYILCMKKVYQYANYIAVNISSPNTKNLRDLQETKALNILLGQLKQEQARLNDYYGRYVPIALKISPDLTPKHLDAISKSIIKNRIDGVIATNTTVNRDSVSDLDNGKEVGGMSGKPLFNMSNSIIRELYLRLQGEVPIIGVGGISSGEDAAEKINAGAELVQMYSGLIYQGRKLILDACHSIG, encoded by the coding sequence ATGAGCCACCTACTAATTCGTTCGCTATTATTTAAGTTTGATGCAGAATTTTCGCATGACTTAACCCTTAAGGCACTATCTCTTTCTAATAAAATGGGTTTGCTGAGTTTCTTAAAAGCCCCTCATCCCTCTAAGCTCAGAACTGTCATGGGAATTCCCTTTCAAAATCCTGTGGGACTCGCTGCAGGCCTAGATAAGAATGCAAGCCATATTGATGCCTTAGGTAAATTAGGTTTTGGTTTTATTGAAGTTGGAACCATCACCCCAAGACCTCAGCCAGGCAATCCAAGACCTCGATTATTCAGGTTGCCTGAGGTTCAGGGCATTATTAACCGTTTTGGCTTTAACAACATAGGTGTAGATGCTGCAGTTGAAAATATAAGATTGAGTAAATATAAAGGCGTACTTGGAATTAATATCGGTAAGAATTTTGATACCCCTATAGAAAGAGCCGCTGAGGATTATATTTTATGTATGAAAAAGGTATATCAGTACGCAAATTATATTGCAGTCAACATTTCTTCACCTAATACAAAAAATTTAAGAGATCTCCAGGAAACCAAAGCGCTTAATATTTTATTAGGCCAACTTAAACAAGAGCAAGCTAGATTGAATGATTATTATGGGCGCTATGTACCTATTGCATTAAAAATTTCACCTGACTTAACACCTAAGCATTTAGATGCAATATCGAAAAGCATCATCAAAAATAGAATTGATGGAGTCATAGCGACTAATACAACTGTTAATAGAGATTCGGTAAGTGATCTTGATAATGGAAAAGAAGTTGGTGGCATGTCAGGCAAGCCTTTATTTAATATGTCCAACTCAATTATTCGCGAGCTTTATTTAAGGCTTCAAGGAGAAGTTCCAATTATTGGTGTGGGCGGTATATCTTCTGGAGAAGATGCAGCAGAAAAAATAAATGCAGGTGCTGAGCTTGTTCAAATGTATTCAGGCCTAATTTACCAAGGAAGAAAGCTCATTCTTGATGCTTGCCATTCCATTGGTTAA
- a CDS encoding JmjC domain-containing protein, translating to MRLDRKNHILVKISNDVFLKKYWQKKPLLIRDAIKNFKSPITEKDLFRIAQNENAISRLIEFKRGIWQVKYGPFKKLDLPKKINTPWTILVQNMNHHLPFAESFLNLFKFIPYARLDDLMVSFATKKGSVGPHFDSYDVFLFQAKGEREWKISEQKKFSLDKKSAIKIITNFKVKNTWVLKPGDLLYLPPNVGHWGVSQSDDCLTYSIGFRAPGTFEIQSKFLDFIQDNLITNKNDLYRDPNLNLQKNPAEINSNMIKKIQRIVNQLRWNTNSINNFIGQLLTEPIEGAVFETSKSMTAEVFIKDLIKKPLKLNPKTRMLFIKNNFFINGELIEADKKSIMYLKQLANDREISIKSTLNKKDLNALGIVLLPLYLSGFIDFIQ from the coding sequence ATGCGATTAGATCGTAAAAATCATATTCTAGTAAAAATATCTAACGATGTCTTCCTAAAAAAATATTGGCAAAAAAAACCTCTTTTAATTAGGGATGCTATTAAGAATTTCAAATCCCCAATTACAGAAAAAGATCTTTTTAGAATAGCGCAAAACGAAAATGCAATATCTCGTCTGATTGAATTCAAACGGGGTATTTGGCAAGTCAAGTATGGTCCTTTTAAAAAATTAGATCTCCCTAAAAAAATTAACACGCCCTGGACAATACTTGTTCAAAATATGAACCATCATCTTCCTTTTGCTGAGTCATTTTTAAATCTTTTCAAATTTATACCTTATGCTCGTCTTGATGATTTGATGGTGAGCTTTGCTACAAAAAAAGGTAGTGTCGGCCCTCACTTTGACTCTTATGATGTATTTCTATTTCAGGCAAAAGGCGAAAGAGAATGGAAAATCAGCGAGCAAAAGAAATTTTCTTTAGATAAAAAATCAGCTATTAAGATCATTACTAATTTTAAGGTCAAAAATACGTGGGTACTTAAGCCCGGAGATTTACTCTATTTACCACCAAATGTGGGTCACTGGGGCGTATCTCAGAGTGATGATTGCCTCACTTATTCTATTGGCTTCAGAGCGCCTGGTACATTTGAGATCCAATCTAAATTTTTAGATTTCATTCAAGATAACCTCATTACAAATAAAAATGATCTTTACAGAGATCCGAATTTAAATCTTCAAAAAAATCCAGCTGAAATTAATTCGAATATGATTAAAAAAATTCAGCGGATTGTTAATCAATTACGCTGGAATACAAACTCAATAAATAATTTTATTGGTCAACTACTCACAGAGCCAATCGAAGGTGCTGTTTTCGAGACTTCCAAATCTATGACAGCTGAAGTCTTTATAAAAGATCTTATAAAAAAACCGCTGAAACTTAATCCAAAAACAAGAATGCTTTTTATAAAAAATAACTTTTTTATCAATGGTGAACTGATTGAGGCTGATAAGAAGAGCATCATGTATCTAAAGCAACTTGCAAATGATAGAGAAATCTCAATCAAGTCTACTTTGAACAAAAAGGATTTGAACGCTTTGGGGATAGTCTTGCTACCCCTCTATCTCTCGGGATTTATTGATTTTATTCAATAA